A part of Streptantibioticus cattleyicolor NRRL 8057 = DSM 46488 genomic DNA contains:
- a CDS encoding FAD-dependent monooxygenase, whose protein sequence is MDTDVLVVGAGPTGMTLANELLLAGVSTVLVDKLAQRGDLSKAGGVQSRTLEALDQRGLLEPLLATGDHPVTTGHFAGVPLPLHSNRHRLPWRSVPQVVIEGFFEQHLAAHGLHARRDHELVGLAQDDDGVTAAFANGATLRSRYLVAADGAHSTVRSLLRAEFPGQPGTVTITSADVRLGGAVPSTSHTWSEDGHWAALFPLGTDPQGRQLRRLVLGGPDRSLPREVPVTEDEIRDGLSTVFGTRVHLLELRYARRITNASRQVERYRHGRVFLAGDAAHVHLPLSAQGMNTGMQDALNLGWKLGAAVHGWAPKNLLDTYHAERHPAGAAVLRNVRAQSLLMDWAGTRDPDVLAAREIFTALAQLPEVQQHLADLTSGMSVRYPMPGTETHPLVGRPAPDLDLGPARLHELLRSGHGVLLDPADTFATVAGAWSDRVDRVGQGADTEPMLIRPDGYVCWAGADDLEPALNRWFGEPR, encoded by the coding sequence ATGGATACCGATGTGCTCGTCGTCGGCGCCGGCCCGACCGGAATGACGCTGGCCAACGAGCTGCTGCTGGCGGGGGTGTCAACCGTGCTGGTCGACAAGCTGGCGCAGCGCGGCGACCTGTCCAAGGCAGGCGGCGTGCAGTCCCGCACCCTGGAGGCGCTCGACCAACGAGGGCTGCTGGAGCCCTTGCTGGCCACCGGGGACCACCCCGTCACCACTGGCCACTTCGCCGGTGTCCCCCTGCCGCTCCACTCCAACCGGCACCGTCTGCCCTGGCGGTCCGTGCCGCAGGTGGTGATCGAGGGGTTCTTCGAGCAGCACCTCGCCGCGCACGGCCTCCACGCCCGCAGGGACCACGAACTGGTCGGCCTCGCCCAGGACGACGACGGGGTCACCGCAGCCTTCGCCAACGGCGCCACCCTCCGTTCCCGCTACCTCGTCGCCGCCGACGGCGCCCACAGCACCGTACGGTCACTGCTGCGGGCCGAATTCCCCGGACAGCCCGGAACGGTGACGATCACCTCCGCCGACGTGCGCCTGGGCGGCGCCGTACCGTCCACGTCGCACACCTGGAGCGAGGACGGGCACTGGGCGGCGCTGTTCCCGCTCGGCACCGATCCGCAGGGCAGGCAGCTGCGCCGACTGGTCCTCGGCGGGCCGGACCGGTCCCTGCCGAGGGAGGTCCCGGTCACCGAGGACGAAATCCGCGACGGCCTGAGCACCGTGTTCGGAACGCGCGTGCACCTGCTCGAACTGCGCTACGCCCGCCGTATCACCAACGCGTCACGGCAGGTCGAGCGGTACCGGCACGGGCGGGTGTTCCTGGCGGGCGACGCCGCCCACGTCCATCTCCCGCTCAGCGCGCAGGGCATGAACACCGGGATGCAGGACGCGCTCAACCTCGGCTGGAAGCTCGGTGCCGCCGTGCACGGCTGGGCGCCGAAGAACCTGCTCGACACGTATCACGCGGAACGGCACCCGGCCGGGGCCGCCGTGTTGCGCAACGTGCGGGCACAGAGCCTGCTGATGGACTGGGCCGGCACCCGCGATCCGGACGTGCTGGCCGCCCGGGAGATCTTCACGGCACTGGCCCAACTGCCCGAAGTCCAGCAGCATCTCGCCGACCTGACGTCCGGGATGTCCGTCCGCTACCCGATGCCGGGCACCGAAACCCATCCGCTCGTCGGCCGGCCCGCACCGGACCTGGACCTCGGCCCGGCCCGGCTGCACGAACTGCTGCGGTCCGGGCACGGCGTCCTGCTGGACCCGGCCGACACGTTCGCCACGGTCGCCGGCGCCTGGTCGGACCGGGTGGACCGGGTGGGCCAGGGCGCTGACACCGAGCCGATGCTCATCCGTCCGGACGGCTACGTGTGCTGGGCCGGCGCGGACGACCTGGAACCGGCGCTCAACCGCTGGTTCGGCGAGCCCCGCTGA